The proteins below are encoded in one region of Caulobacter henricii:
- a CDS encoding acyl-CoA dehydrogenase family protein has product MSGFWLTDEQEAIRDGVAKLCAGFDDDYWRRTDETGQFPEEFVAAIAEGGWLGVAMPESVGGAGLGLTEASIMMQAVTESGAGFSGASAIHLNIFGPMPIVKFGTDEQRARHLPRLISGQDKMCFAVTEPNSGLDTSSLETRAEKVDGGYRLNGRKIWTTGAQRANKILIIARTTPKDQCAKPTQGLSLFYTDREKIEAKPIPKMGRKAVECNMLFIEDLFVPDEDLVGEEGKGFAYLLHGLNPERVLFAVEAIGLGRAALAKATTYAKERVVFGRPIGQNQGVAHPLARSWAELEAANLLAFKAAALYDLGKDCGAEANASKYLGAEAGFTACENAVLAHGGMGYAKEYDVERYFREAMIARIAPISREMILNFIAERVLGLPKSY; this is encoded by the coding sequence ATGTCCGGATTTTGGCTGACCGACGAGCAGGAAGCGATCCGCGATGGAGTTGCGAAACTTTGCGCGGGCTTTGACGACGACTATTGGCGGCGTACCGACGAAACGGGTCAGTTTCCGGAAGAGTTTGTCGCGGCGATCGCCGAAGGCGGCTGGCTGGGCGTGGCCATGCCCGAAAGCGTCGGCGGTGCCGGACTGGGCCTGACCGAAGCCTCGATCATGATGCAGGCCGTAACCGAGTCGGGTGCCGGCTTCTCGGGCGCATCGGCGATCCACCTCAACATCTTCGGCCCAATGCCGATCGTGAAGTTCGGCACGGATGAGCAGCGCGCCCGGCACCTGCCACGCCTGATCTCGGGTCAGGACAAGATGTGCTTTGCCGTCACTGAACCCAATTCGGGCCTCGACACCTCGAGCCTGGAAACCCGGGCCGAGAAGGTTGACGGTGGCTACAGGCTGAATGGCCGTAAGATCTGGACCACGGGTGCCCAGCGCGCCAACAAGATCCTGATCATCGCCCGTACAACCCCCAAGGATCAGTGCGCGAAGCCGACCCAGGGGCTCAGCCTGTTCTACACGGATCGCGAGAAGATCGAGGCCAAGCCGATCCCGAAGATGGGGCGCAAGGCGGTCGAGTGTAACATGCTCTTCATAGAGGACCTGTTCGTGCCGGACGAGGACCTGGTGGGCGAGGAGGGCAAGGGCTTCGCCTACCTCCTGCATGGCCTGAACCCTGAACGCGTCCTGTTTGCCGTCGAGGCCATCGGGCTGGGCCGCGCGGCCCTTGCCAAGGCCACGACCTATGCCAAGGAGCGGGTCGTGTTCGGTCGGCCCATCGGCCAGAACCAGGGCGTCGCCCACCCGCTGGCCCGGTCCTGGGCCGAGCTGGAAGCCGCCAATCTCCTCGCCTTCAAGGCCGCGGCGCTCTACGACCTCGGCAAGGACTGTGGAGCCGAGGCCAATGCTTCGAAGTATCTCGGGGCCGAGGCCGGCTTCACGGCCTGCGAGAACGCCGTCCTCGCCCATGGCGGCATGGGTTACGCCAAGGAGTATGACGTCGAGCGATACTTCCGCGAGGCCATGATCGCCCGGATTGCCCCGATCAGCCGCGAGATGATCCTCAACTTCATCGCAGAGCGCGTTCTGGGCCTGCCCAAGAGCTACTGA
- a CDS encoding transglycosylase SLT domain-containing protein: MAVQSIRSVVESAIQRASSATGVDFTFLMGTAKRESGYNPSARASTSSASGLFQFVDQTWLGTLKKHGSKYGYARYADLISQGPDGRFRVAGDEARKAVLALKMDPHAASLMAGELASDHASYLRGRVGRTPTAGELYAAHFLGPQGSARLIEAVNKTPGASAASMFPDAAQANRSIFYRDGRAATVGEVYANLTKTGGLSRAVVPSRDSDVDQGFVQYASGRRLERLHQQEAVVELILRGPQDADSTFGSLGNGSGKGSGQRLASSMFSSEMLRVLAEARDNSRLNR; this comes from the coding sequence ATGGCTGTCCAATCCATCCGCAGCGTCGTCGAGTCGGCGATCCAGCGCGCGTCCAGCGCGACAGGGGTCGATTTCACCTTCCTGATGGGCACCGCCAAGCGCGAAAGCGGTTACAATCCGTCCGCCCGCGCGAGCACCTCGTCAGCCTCGGGCCTCTTCCAGTTTGTTGACCAGACCTGGCTTGGCACGCTGAAAAAGCATGGCTCAAAGTATGGCTATGCCCGCTATGCGGATCTGATCTCCCAGGGGCCTGATGGCCGGTTCCGGGTGGCCGGGGATGAGGCTCGCAAAGCAGTTCTGGCCCTGAAGATGGATCCCCACGCGGCTTCGCTCATGGCGGGCGAACTGGCCTCCGATCATGCGTCCTATCTGCGCGGCCGGGTTGGGCGCACGCCGACGGCGGGCGAACTCTATGCAGCCCACTTCCTGGGCCCCCAGGGCTCGGCGCGCCTGATTGAGGCGGTCAACAAGACGCCCGGCGCGAGCGCAGCCTCGATGTTCCCGGATGCGGCCCAGGCCAATCGGTCGATCTTTTATCGCGACGGCCGTGCTGCTACGGTGGGCGAAGTCTATGCCAATCTCACCAAGACGGGCGGCCTCAGCCGTGCTGTCGTTCCCTCCAGGGATTCGGACGTCGACCAGGGCTTTGTCCAGTACGCCAGCGGGCGTCGCCTCGAGCGGCTGCACCAGCAGGAGGCCGTGGTCGAACTGATCCTGCGCGGTCCGCAGGATGCTGACAGCACCTTCGGCAGCCTTGGAAACGGATCAGGCAAGGGCTCGGGTCAGCGCCTGGCCAGTTCGATGTTCTCCAGCGAGATGCTGCGCGTCCTGGCCGAGGCCCGGGACAACAGTCGACTTAATCGGTAG
- a CDS encoding NUDIX hydrolase — MSESSPELIRPAATVLLLRDAPDFEVLMVKRHHQIDFAAGALVFPGGKSHGGDEDPRWRDLATGWEAVGEDGSALRIAAIREAYEEAGVLLARDGDGAFYEGEAAVEVRAAVAEDRLPFIEVVADLGLKLDLAALTIFARWITPKLMPKRFDTWFYAAHAPGAQQAICDGHEAVDAEWIAPAQALEMAAAGTRKVIFPTRMNLKLLAESASPGEAIARSRDRPLVTVEPWVDGQGLRIPAHAGYGDVIEPLSAL; from the coding sequence ATGTCAGAGTCTTCGCCTGAATTGATCCGCCCGGCGGCCACCGTACTGCTGCTTCGAGACGCCCCCGACTTCGAGGTATTGATGGTCAAGCGCCATCATCAGATCGATTTCGCGGCCGGCGCGCTCGTCTTTCCGGGCGGCAAGAGCCACGGCGGTGATGAGGATCCGCGCTGGCGTGACCTGGCCACAGGCTGGGAGGCCGTCGGCGAGGACGGTTCGGCCCTGCGAATCGCCGCCATCCGCGAAGCCTATGAAGAGGCCGGCGTGCTGTTGGCCCGCGACGGCGACGGTGCCTTCTACGAGGGCGAGGCGGCCGTGGAGGTGCGGGCGGCTGTGGCCGAGGATCGGTTGCCCTTCATTGAGGTGGTGGCGGACCTGGGTCTGAAGCTGGATCTGGCGGCCCTGACCATCTTCGCCCGCTGGATCACGCCCAAGCTGATGCCCAAGCGATTTGATACCTGGTTCTATGCGGCGCATGCGCCCGGGGCCCAGCAGGCGATCTGTGACGGTCACGAGGCGGTCGATGCGGAATGGATCGCCCCGGCCCAAGCGCTGGAGATGGCCGCTGCCGGAACACGCAAGGTTATCTTTCCGACCCGCATGAACCTGAAGTTGCTGGCCGAGAGTGCAAGCCCGGGCGAGGCCATTGCACGCTCCCGGGACCGGCCACTGGTCACGGTCGAGCCCTGGGTAGACGGGCAGGGGCTCCGTATTCCGGCCCATGCCGGCTATGGCGACGTGATCGAACCGCTTTCCGCGCTCTAG
- a CDS encoding FAD/NAD(P)-binding protein, giving the protein MPPPPRVAVIGSGFSGLMTALHLLRAGTVRVRLIEKTANFGRGLAYGTANPDHLLNVRAGNMSAWPDEPDHFARWLARHRPEAGAFARRSEYGLYLQGLLKEATEADDRLSLAAGEAIGLRPDGSGWRLDYAHGPSEAVDAVVLAPGNPPPARPDGIDDPVARSQIYHPDPWALEPEDSATNALPILLIGSGLTMVDVALSQSQAAPDRPLIALSRRGLAPLAHAATTPVESQTPPVGAPLTTLLVWLKSEARRLGWREAIDALRPYTPAIWGAWDPTQRRRFLRHARPYWDAHRHRLAPDVAQRIQTLLDTGTLTHLTGRIESLTLGATGLQLRWRPRGRRDIQTLAIGRAINCTGPAATIMTHKDQLLASLCTNGLARGDALGLGLDVDQEGRLIKGDGTSHRNLFAVGPVTRGAFWEVTAVPDIRVQAAHTARAVIQAQETKG; this is encoded by the coding sequence ATGCCCCCTCCCCCTCGCGTCGCTGTCATTGGCAGTGGCTTCAGTGGCCTGATGACGGCCCTGCATCTGTTGCGAGCGGGTACCGTGCGCGTGCGTCTGATCGAAAAGACGGCGAACTTCGGCCGGGGCCTCGCCTACGGGACTGCCAATCCCGACCATCTGCTCAATGTGCGGGCTGGCAACATGAGCGCCTGGCCCGATGAGCCGGACCATTTTGCGCGCTGGCTGGCCCGGCACCGACCGGAGGCAGGGGCCTTTGCCCGCAGGAGCGAATACGGCCTCTATCTGCAAGGCCTGCTGAAAGAGGCCACAGAGGCCGATGACCGACTGTCACTGGCGGCTGGGGAAGCCATAGGACTGCGCCCAGACGGCAGCGGCTGGCGGCTGGACTATGCCCATGGACCGTCAGAGGCTGTGGACGCGGTGGTCCTGGCTCCGGGCAATCCGCCCCCGGCAAGACCAGATGGAATCGACGACCCTGTGGCCAGGAGCCAGATCTACCACCCAGATCCCTGGGCGCTTGAGCCGGAGGACTCCGCCACGAATGCGTTGCCGATTCTGCTGATCGGTTCTGGTCTGACCATGGTCGATGTCGCCCTCAGCCAGTCCCAGGCCGCTCCTGACAGGCCCTTGATCGCCTTGTCACGCCGCGGCCTGGCACCACTGGCCCACGCCGCGACCACGCCCGTCGAATCGCAAACACCGCCTGTTGGCGCGCCGCTGACGACCCTTCTCGTCTGGCTGAAATCCGAAGCCCGCCGTCTGGGTTGGCGAGAAGCCATTGACGCTCTACGCCCCTATACCCCAGCGATCTGGGGTGCCTGGGACCCCACTCAGCGGCGCCGCTTCCTGCGCCATGCCCGGCCCTATTGGGATGCCCACCGCCATCGACTGGCCCCAGACGTCGCTCAGCGCATCCAGACGCTCTTGGACACCGGCACCCTCACCCATTTGACCGGCCGGATTGAGAGTCTGACCTTGGGGGCCACAGGGCTACAACTGCGCTGGCGGCCGCGCGGGCGTCGGGACATTCAGACCCTGGCAATCGGTCGTGCCATCAACTGTACAGGCCCGGCGGCCACCATCATGACCCACAAGGACCAACTGCTGGCCTCTCTGTGCACAAACGGTCTGGCGCGCGGCGACGCCCTGGGGCTTGGCCTGGACGTCGATCAGGAGGGGCGGCTCATCAAAGGTGATGGGACGTCGCACCGGAACCTGTTCGCAGTTGGGCCGGTGACCCGCGGTGCCTTCTGGGAAGTCACGGCCGTCCCGGATATCCGCGTGCAGGCGGCTCACACGGCCAGGGCCGTGATCCAGGCCCAGGAAACCAAGGGCTAA
- a CDS encoding NAD(P)/FAD-dependent oxidoreductase translates to MGALSVARIAVAGAGAFGSATALVLARAGFAVSVFDPTSPGETASGVAAGMLAPASEALFDEASSPHLALLQRARDHWPDFAGGLDLEISRHGVRIEGDPAWLSGIEARRKALGLPGDLAADGALVLAEDWRLDAPAALAALRAAAIGLGVRFESVSVSGYKKGVLNLSDGRSQPFETLVLATGASLRDGSLAPETAVLKPIKGQILNLDKGPGAGAVIRGAGVYLCPGASMIVGATMEHGRDDPCPDPVVTAPLLKAATALRPELASASVITRVGVRASTPDGLPLVGWSVTAGVMLAVGARRNGWLLAPLVADLVAAYLTGKDPGPEAAMLDARRFNREPEA, encoded by the coding sequence ATGGGAGCTTTGTCAGTCGCGCGGATCGCGGTGGCCGGCGCCGGGGCCTTTGGGTCGGCGACAGCCCTGGTCCTTGCGCGCGCGGGATTTGCCGTCTCGGTCTTTGACCCGACATCGCCGGGCGAAACTGCATCGGGCGTTGCTGCGGGTATGCTCGCACCGGCCAGTGAAGCGCTGTTTGATGAGGCCTCATCGCCGCACCTGGCCTTGCTGCAGAGGGCACGTGACCATTGGCCGGATTTCGCCGGCGGCCTGGACCTTGAGATCAGCCGTCACGGTGTTCGTATTGAAGGCGACCCGGCCTGGCTCTCCGGGATTGAAGCAAGGCGCAAGGCCCTGGGCTTGCCCGGCGATCTGGCCGCGGACGGTGCGCTGGTTCTGGCCGAAGACTGGCGACTGGACGCCCCGGCGGCCTTGGCGGCGCTGAGGGCTGCCGCAATCGGCCTGGGCGTCCGGTTCGAGTCGGTCTCGGTCTCCGGCTACAAGAAAGGCGTTCTGAACCTCTCGGACGGGCGCTCGCAGCCCTTTGAGACGCTTGTCCTGGCGACAGGTGCATCGCTCCGGGATGGCAGCCTGGCACCCGAGACCGCTGTGCTGAAGCCGATCAAGGGTCAGATCCTGAACCTGGACAAGGGCCCCGGGGCCGGGGCTGTCATCCGGGGGGCGGGCGTCTATCTTTGCCCCGGCGCATCAATGATCGTCGGCGCGACCATGGAGCATGGACGGGACGATCCCTGTCCTGATCCGGTGGTCACAGCCCCTTTGCTCAAGGCCGCCACGGCCCTGCGCCCCGAGCTGGCTTCGGCCTCCGTGATTACCCGGGTCGGCGTGCGGGCCTCGACGCCCGACGGCTTGCCTCTGGTGGGCTGGAGCGTCACTGCGGGCGTCATGCTGGCGGTCGGGGCCAGGCGCAACGGCTGGCTGCTGGCACCGCTTGTGGCGGATCTGGTCGCAGCGTATCTGACAGGCAAGGACCCGGGACCGGAAGCGGCAATGCTCGATGCGCGCCGTTTCAATCGAGAGCCCGAGGCATAG
- a CDS encoding hybrid sensor histidine kinase/response regulator, producing the protein MFAERRTTEPPMRGVNLAMALDAQTALLPYALGVFAISLPIFVWVGSFADDALWMAATLVIFAINWGAFYAAVSWLRGEGSQDLKRRARVQLLGGLLWAVSVAQISAFAHAAGPVRETLLLLATAAAVMCIFFSATSLSALLVTAPIAAAGPLIALFSVPESRHAGVMAWGAIALTLALTLVLNRMIRRQHALAEVHEQLIEERLAVLDAAERTARSKSDIVATLSHEIRNGLTGVTHVLAAAAGKGGRAAPSREQLNAALDAAQDLIAVLNATLDSETAESGRLAVETLPFEPVKLLRDVVLLERPHALLKGLELAIHVDPLLESRTHGAVLADAMRTRQIMANLLGNAIKYTVRGRIEVRIERRGDLVAIEVADTGPGLTAEELDYAFEPFRRVERTGAGINGAGLGLSLARQLARLMGGALDARSAVGVGSCFTLTLPFDETQPSLLDASEEAAPAADAPGTPRSLRILIAEDDALNAAMLRAILEQLGHQVVHAQNGQRAADLARIAEFDLLMLDGHMPILDGPGATAAVRAMDGRNRDIPIIAVIDGDADEARACTEAGADLVLRKPVAVAGVARAVADASTLPRLTLSGRAAA; encoded by the coding sequence TTGTTCGCCGAGCGCCGCACCACTGAGCCCCCGATGCGCGGCGTGAACCTCGCCATGGCGCTGGACGCCCAGACGGCGCTTCTTCCGTATGCACTTGGCGTTTTCGCCATAAGCCTGCCCATCTTTGTCTGGGTCGGCTCCTTTGCCGACGACGCCCTCTGGATGGCCGCCACCCTGGTGATATTCGCCATCAACTGGGGGGCCTTTTACGCGGCGGTGAGCTGGCTGCGCGGCGAAGGGTCGCAAGATCTTAAGCGACGGGCCCGCGTTCAGTTGCTGGGCGGACTGCTTTGGGCGGTCAGCGTTGCCCAGATCTCCGCCTTTGCCCATGCCGCTGGTCCGGTGCGTGAGACCCTGTTGCTGCTCGCAACGGCGGCAGCCGTCATGTGCATCTTCTTCTCCGCGACATCCCTTTCAGCCCTTCTGGTGACCGCGCCAATCGCCGCTGCAGGCCCCTTGATCGCGCTGTTCTCAGTTCCTGAAAGTCGCCATGCCGGCGTCATGGCCTGGGGTGCGATCGCCCTGACCCTGGCCCTGACCCTGGTGCTCAATCGGATGATCCGTCGCCAGCACGCCCTGGCCGAGGTGCACGAACAGCTGATCGAGGAACGCCTGGCCGTTCTCGACGCGGCCGAACGGACAGCGCGCTCGAAGTCCGACATCGTCGCCACGCTGAGCCATGAAATTCGCAACGGCCTGACCGGCGTCACCCACGTCCTGGCTGCTGCAGCCGGCAAGGGTGGCCGGGCCGCCCCGTCACGCGAGCAGCTCAACGCCGCTCTCGACGCGGCCCAGGACCTGATCGCCGTCCTGAATGCGACCCTCGACTCGGAGACGGCAGAGTCCGGTCGCCTGGCCGTGGAAACCCTGCCGTTCGAGCCGGTGAAGCTGCTGCGCGATGTCGTGTTGCTGGAACGCCCCCATGCCCTGCTCAAGGGTCTGGAACTGGCTATCCATGTGGATCCCCTGCTCGAAAGCCGTACCCATGGTGCCGTGCTGGCCGACGCGATGCGTACCCGACAGATCATGGCCAACCTGTTGGGCAATGCCATCAAGTACACCGTTCGCGGTCGCATCGAGGTCCGCATCGAGCGCCGCGGTGACCTTGTGGCCATTGAGGTGGCCGACACCGGTCCAGGTCTGACCGCGGAAGAACTGGACTATGCCTTTGAACCGTTCCGACGGGTGGAGCGCACTGGTGCCGGGATCAACGGGGCCGGACTGGGTCTGTCTCTGGCACGCCAGCTCGCGCGGCTGATGGGCGGTGCCCTTGACGCCCGGAGCGCGGTCGGGGTCGGCAGCTGCTTCACCTTGACCCTGCCCTTCGACGAAACCCAGCCCAGTCTGCTGGATGCATCCGAAGAGGCCGCCCCGGCAGCCGATGCGCCAGGCACGCCGCGCAGCCTGCGGATTCTGATCGCCGAGGACGACGCCCTGAATGCTGCCATGCTGCGCGCCATTCTCGAGCAATTGGGCCATCAGGTCGTCCATGCCCAGAACGGACAGCGCGCCGCTGACCTGGCCCGAATTGCCGAGTTCGATCTGCTTATGCTCGACGGCCACATGCCGATCCTGGACGGTCCCGGGGCTACAGCGGCGGTGCGCGCTATGGACGGACGCAATCGCGACATTCCCATCATTGCCGTGATCGATGGCGACGCCGACGAAGCTCGCGCCTGTACGGAGGCCGGCGCAGATCTTGTCCTGCGCAAGCCTGTCGCTGTAGCCGGCGTGGCCCGGGCAGTGGCCGACGCGTCGACCCTTCCTCGCCTGACGCTCTCCGGCAGAGCCGCCGCCTAG
- a CDS encoding energy transducer TonB, whose amino-acid sequence MAIALNSHDSGFTGPARGPRKPSRVLVLALGASAVVHLGLIAYLAYQRSVIPLREAVEDPIIALQPPWIEPPPPPPQTVEPAPSNPIPLHLPVQTPFTPPVTLPIAPPDILSPPGPAGPPTLTADPPQEAQPLPPRPRVITGASWLRKPSAGDLARYYPDSAARREISGSATLSCAVSANGSVRNCMIISETPVGEGFGDAALKLSRFFRMSPQTEDGQTIDGATVRIPIRFSL is encoded by the coding sequence ATGGCCATCGCGCTCAATTCCCATGACTCCGGCTTTACAGGACCAGCACGAGGTCCTCGCAAGCCCTCGAGGGTGCTGGTCCTTGCTCTCGGCGCATCCGCTGTCGTGCATCTCGGACTGATCGCCTACCTGGCCTACCAAAGGTCCGTGATCCCTCTGCGGGAGGCGGTCGAAGATCCCATCATCGCCCTACAGCCCCCGTGGATCGAACCGCCACCGCCGCCACCCCAGACGGTCGAGCCCGCGCCTTCAAACCCGATTCCCCTGCACCTGCCCGTGCAAACGCCTTTCACGCCACCGGTGACCCTTCCCATCGCGCCGCCGGACATCCTGTCGCCCCCTGGCCCTGCAGGCCCACCGACCCTCACCGCCGATCCACCCCAGGAGGCACAGCCCCTCCCGCCTCGGCCCAGGGTAATCACAGGAGCGTCCTGGCTACGCAAACCCTCGGCCGGGGATCTGGCGCGCTACTATCCCGACAGCGCGGCCCGTCGCGAAATCTCGGGCAGCGCGACGCTGAGCTGCGCGGTCTCTGCCAACGGCTCGGTTCGCAACTGCATGATCATTTCGGAGACGCCGGTCGGTGAAGGCTTTGGCGACGCGGCTCTGAAACTGTCGCGCTTTTTCCGCATGAGCCCGCAAACCGAGGACGGCCAGACCATCGACGGTGCCACGGTGCGCATTCCCATCCGCTTCAGCCTGTAA
- the spbR gene encoding pole-localized protein SpbR, translating to MATTRAALTNNDIRMLVKGATADERALAAHKLCRTIDRADLADDERQVAHDILRVMATDAAELVRRAMAVTLKNSPALPPDVAIRLARDVESIALPIITFSPVFSDSDLAEIVRMGGAARQMAVAKRPKLSTRVTSVLIESGTEEAVAVVCANDNARFSDLALQKALDRFSKSEQVLQAVAYRSTLPLAVSERLIDMVGDQLRDHILSHHALSPERVLELVVGAKERATIDLVDQAGRAADPKAFVQHLNRVERLTPSLLLRALAHGHMTFFEWAVAELAGVPHHRTWLMIHDAGQLGLKAICERAGLPSRLYAAYRAGVDAFHAMEFDGRSQDRERFQEHMIQRFLTSPQTIAREDSDYLLERMDRFARQQHAATG from the coding sequence ATGGCCACCACCCGCGCGGCACTGACCAACAACGATATCCGCATGCTCGTGAAGGGCGCGACGGCTGACGAGCGCGCGCTTGCGGCGCACAAGCTGTGCAGGACGATCGATCGCGCCGACCTGGCTGACGATGAGCGGCAGGTCGCGCATGACATTCTGCGGGTGATGGCCACCGACGCCGCTGAACTTGTCCGCCGCGCCATGGCGGTCACGCTGAAGAATTCGCCGGCCCTGCCGCCGGACGTCGCCATCCGCCTGGCGCGCGATGTCGAAAGTATCGCCCTGCCGATCATCACCTTTTCACCCGTCTTCTCGGACAGCGACCTCGCCGAGATCGTTCGGATGGGCGGAGCCGCGCGCCAGATGGCGGTGGCCAAGCGTCCGAAGCTCTCGACTCGGGTCACGTCGGTCCTGATCGAGTCCGGTACCGAAGAAGCCGTCGCCGTGGTCTGCGCCAATGACAATGCGCGGTTTTCGGACCTCGCGCTGCAGAAGGCCCTGGACCGGTTTTCCAAGTCCGAGCAGGTGCTGCAGGCCGTCGCCTACCGTTCGACCCTGCCGCTGGCGGTCAGCGAGCGCCTGATCGACATGGTCGGGGACCAGCTTCGCGACCACATTCTCAGCCATCATGCCCTGTCGCCCGAGCGGGTTCTGGAACTGGTCGTGGGGGCCAAGGAGCGGGCGACGATCGATCTGGTCGACCAGGCCGGACGCGCCGCCGATCCCAAGGCCTTCGTCCAGCACCTGAACCGCGTTGAGCGTCTCACTCCGTCGCTACTGCTGCGCGCCCTGGCCCATGGCCACATGACCTTCTTTGAGTGGGCTGTCGCCGAACTGGCAGGGGTGCCGCATCACCGCACCTGGCTGATGATCCATGATGCCGGCCAGCTGGGCCTGAAAGCCATCTGTGAGCGGGCCGGTCTGCCGTCGCGCCTGTACGCCGCCTACCGCGCCGGGGTCGACGCCTTCCACGCCATGGAGTTCGACGGGCGGAGCCAGGACCGCGAACGTTTCCAGGAACACATGATCCAGCGCTTCCTGACGTCGCCGCAGACCATTGCGCGGGAGGATTCGGATTACCTCCTGGAGCGCATGGATCGCTTCGCACGGCAGCAGCATGCTGCCACGGGCTGA
- a CDS encoding helix-turn-helix domain-containing protein — protein MNGKPPADLAHPVDLYVGSRLRIRRKVMGLSQTQVAVALGITFQQIQKYERGSNRISASKLFDAARLLQAPVSYFFEGLEETDDGPDDGLARRMTEFVSTPEGLELAALFPKLDDRRLRRRVVDLVRAMVEETH, from the coding sequence ATGAACGGAAAGCCCCCCGCCGACCTGGCACATCCCGTCGACCTCTACGTCGGCTCCCGCCTCAGGATTCGGCGCAAGGTCATGGGGCTCAGTCAGACGCAGGTCGCCGTTGCCCTGGGCATTACATTTCAGCAGATCCAAAAGTATGAGCGCGGCTCCAACCGCATTAGCGCCTCAAAGCTTTTTGACGCCGCCCGTCTGCTTCAGGCACCCGTTTCCTATTTCTTCGAGGGCCTTGAGGAAACTGACGACGGCCCGGACGACGGCCTTGCCCGACGCATGACAGAGTTCGTTTCCACCCCAGAAGGCCTGGAACTGGCCGCCCTGTTCCCGAAGCTGGATGACCGGCGTTTGCGGCGGCGGGTGGTCGACCTGGTCCGCGCCATGGTCGAAGAGACACATTAA
- a CDS encoding CaiB/BaiF CoA transferase family protein, translating into MLEGLRVVELATYIAAPGAAGIMADWGADVIKVESPEGDPMRRFFDTIASQQDANPVFELDNRGKRAVVLDIRADAGREAMKALVATADVFLTNVRPGALSRAGLDHETLRSLNPRLIYCSLTGYGLEGPDADKAGMDVAAFWSRAGVGSITAPKGAEPFPIRTGMGDHVTSLATVSAILAAVFERQTTGVGRLVETSLLRSGVYAIGSDMAIQLRFGKLASTRGRREAIQPLANFFKTRDDRWICLLPRQGATDWARIAEAAGRPELVDDPRFASARSRRENTAALVDLLDAAFGAMDYVDVAAALDAGDLTWAPYQTPRELVGDPQAEAAGCFVDTPDGSGGTFRAPAGPARFPGAEDGPRGPAPKLGADTTAVFRELGWSEDRIAALTGPTD; encoded by the coding sequence ATGCTGGAAGGACTCCGGGTCGTCGAGTTGGCTACCTATATCGCCGCGCCGGGCGCAGCGGGGATTATGGCCGACTGGGGCGCCGATGTGATCAAGGTGGAGTCGCCCGAGGGCGACCCGATGCGGCGCTTCTTCGACACCATCGCCTCGCAACAGGATGCGAATCCGGTCTTTGAGCTCGACAATCGCGGCAAGCGGGCGGTTGTGCTCGACATCCGGGCCGATGCCGGGCGGGAAGCCATGAAGGCCCTGGTGGCCACGGCGGATGTCTTTCTGACCAACGTCCGGCCCGGGGCCCTCTCGCGGGCCGGCCTGGACCATGAGACTCTGAGGTCGCTCAATCCTCGGCTGATCTATTGCAGCCTGACCGGCTACGGCCTCGAAGGACCGGACGCAGACAAGGCCGGTATGGACGTGGCTGCCTTCTGGTCGCGGGCGGGGGTCGGATCAATCACAGCCCCAAAGGGCGCAGAGCCCTTTCCCATTCGCACCGGGATGGGCGACCATGTCACCTCTCTGGCAACCGTCTCGGCCATCCTGGCCGCCGTATTCGAGCGGCAGACCACAGGCGTGGGACGGCTGGTCGAGACCTCGCTGCTGCGTTCCGGCGTCTATGCCATTGGATCGGACATGGCGATCCAGCTGCGCTTTGGAAAACTGGCCTCGACCCGGGGTCGTCGCGAGGCCATTCAGCCCCTGGCCAACTTTTTCAAGACGCGGGACGATCGGTGGATCTGCCTGCTGCCGCGCCAGGGGGCGACGGACTGGGCGCGAATTGCCGAGGCTGCTGGCAGGCCCGAACTGGTGGACGACCCTCGCTTTGCCTCTGCCAGGTCACGACGTGAAAACACGGCCGCCCTGGTCGATCTGCTGGATGCAGCCTTTGGGGCCATGGACTATGTGGACGTCGCGGCCGCGCTCGATGCCGGTGACCTGACCTGGGCTCCCTATCAGACGCCGCGGGAACTGGTGGGCGACCCGCAGGCTGAAGCGGCCGGCTGCTTTGTCGACACGCCTGACGGTTCCGGCGGGACCTTCCGGGCTCCTGCCGGACCGGCGCGTTTTCCTGGAGCCGAGGATGGTCCGCGCGGTCCAGCCCCAAAGCTTGGAGCGGACACAACGGCTGTCTTCCGGGAACTGGGCTGGAGCGAGGACCGCATTGCGGCCCTGACCGGACCTACCGATTAA